A region from the Pelobates fuscus isolate aPelFus1 chromosome 1, aPelFus1.pri, whole genome shotgun sequence genome encodes:
- the TIMM10B gene encoding mitochondrial import inner membrane translocase subunit Tim10 B translates to MDAEQQQLRNLRDFLLVYNKMTELCFSRCVRNMNYRLLTMDEEKCLDGCASKLIRSNHRLMSAYVGLMPGVVQRRMAELESQSKEAATNIAPDTQISSTSDADNVQVTSTV, encoded by the exons ATGGACGCCGAGCAGCAACAACTGCGGAAT CTACGGGATTTTCTCCTGGTTTATAACAAAATGACGGAGCTATGTTTCAGCCGCTGTGTACGGAACATGAACTACCGCTTACTGACCATGGATGAG GAGAAATGCCTGGACGGCTGTGCATCCAAACTCATTCGATCCAATCACCGCTTGATGAGTGCCTACGTGGGGTTAATGCCAGGCGTCGTACAGCGCAGAATGGCAGAGCTTGAGAGTCAGAGTAAAGAAGCAGCAACGAACATTGCACCCGACACACAGATCTCATCCACATCGGACGCAGACAATGTGCAGGTCACcagcacagtgtga